CTGGAGGTGTGGAATTGAGCACCGCCCCGAACAGCTCGAAAAGCCCCAAGAAGGTCGTCGTCTTCGACTACGGCTTCGGCAACGTCCGCTCCGCCGAGCGCGCCCTCGCGCGCACCGGGGCCGACGTCGAGATCACCCGTGACTTCGACACGGCCATGAACGCCGACGGGCTGCTGGTGCCGGGCGTCGGCGCCTTCGCCGCCTGCATGCGCGGCCTGAAGGAGGCCCGCGGCGACTGGATCATCGGCCGCAGGCTGTCCGGCGGGCGCCCCGTGATGGGCATCTGCGTCGGCATGCAGATCCTGTTCGCCCGCGGCATCGAGCACGGCGTGGAGACCGAGGGCCTCGACGAGTGGCCCGGCGCGGTCGAGCCGCTCCGGGCCGAGATCGTGCCCCACATGGGCTGGAACACCGTCGACGCCCCGGCCGGCTCCGAGCTGTTCGCCGGACTGGACGCGGACGCGCGCTTCTACTTCGTGCACTCCTACGCCGTCCAGGACTGGTCCCTCGATGTGCACAACCCGCTGATGCGCGCTCCCAGGGTGACCTGGTCCACGCACGGCGGGCCGTTCGTGGCCGCCGTCGAGAACGGCGCGCTGTGGGCCACGCAGTTCCACCCCGAGAAGTCCGGCGACGCCGGAGCCCAGCTCCTCACCAACTGGATCGGAACACTGTGAGCAAGCTCGAACTCCTCCCCGCCGTCGACGTCCGCGACGGCCAGGCCGTCCGCCTCGTGCACGGCGAGTCGGGCACCGAGACCTCCTACGGCTCCCCGCTCGAG
This Streptomyces sp. NBC_00377 DNA region includes the following protein-coding sequences:
- the hisH gene encoding imidazole glycerol phosphate synthase subunit HisH — encoded protein: MELSTAPNSSKSPKKVVVFDYGFGNVRSAERALARTGADVEITRDFDTAMNADGLLVPGVGAFAACMRGLKEARGDWIIGRRLSGGRPVMGICVGMQILFARGIEHGVETEGLDEWPGAVEPLRAEIVPHMGWNTVDAPAGSELFAGLDADARFYFVHSYAVQDWSLDVHNPLMRAPRVTWSTHGGPFVAAVENGALWATQFHPEKSGDAGAQLLTNWIGTL